The following proteins are encoded in a genomic region of Zea mays cultivar B73 chromosome 9, Zm-B73-REFERENCE-NAM-5.0, whole genome shotgun sequence:
- the LOC100273769 gene encoding uric acid degradation bifunctional protein TTL isoform X1 — translation MAAPLPLSAEDMLRVNGSRRFAAAMAAASPFASLADALLAARRIWLDEVDVNGWLEAFAAHPAIGTTSPSVSKWSKEEQSAALSTATDSTAQELAEWNARYREKFGFVFMICASGRTAAEVLAELKRRYTNRPIVELEAAAQEELKITELRLTKLFSLEPTVPSTTIEGPTVQSDKAADRIRIIGAHLGAQPQPCANKAPEITGSSNRSRPPITTHVLDIARGSPASGIEVHLEMWKDCSAPPSFNNKDFSGWETLGYSVTNNDGRSGQLMDIVDNIAPGFYRISFNTGKYAPAGFFPYVSIIFEIKENQAAEHFHVPLLHSPFSFTTYRGS, via the exons ATGGCTGCGCCGTTGCCTCTTTCCGCGGAGGACATGCTGCGCGTCAACGGCAGCCGCCGCTTCGCCGCCGCGATGGCGGCCGCCTCCCCCTTCGCGTCCCTCGCAGACGCCCTCCTCGCCGCTCGGCGCATCTGGCTCGACGAG GTGGATGTCAACGGATGGCTCGAGGCCTTCGCGGCGCACCCGGCAATCGGAACCACCTCCCCATCTGTCTCCAA GTGGAGCAAGGAGGAGCAATCAGCAGCGCTCTCCACAGCCACGGACTCGACGGCCCAG GAGCTAGCAGAGTGGAATGCCAGATACAGGGAGAAGTTTGGCTTCGTCTTCATGATTTGCGCTTCTGGGAGGACTGCAGCTGAGGTCTTGGCTGAGCTTAAG AGGCGTTACACGAACAGGCCAATTGTCGAACTTGAGGCTGCGGCACAGGAAGAACTCAAGATAACTGAACTACGTCTCACGAAGCTTTTCTCATTGGAGCCTACTGTTCCCTCCACTACAATTGAAGGCCCCACCGTCCAATCAGATAAAGCAGCAG ATCGCATACGGATTATTGGAGCACATCTTGGAGCTCAACCTCAGCCTTGTGCCAATAAAGCTCCTGAAATTACAGGTAGCTCGAACCGAAGTCGTCCGCCTATTACAACGCATGTGCTGGACATTGCCCGTGGATCGCCTGCATCTGGAATCGAAGTTCACCTGGAGATGTGGAAGGATTGTTCAGCTCCTCCatcattcaacaacaaagatttcAGCGGATGGGAAACTCTAGGCTATTCCGTTACAAACAATGATGGACGCAGTGGCCAGCTGATGGACATTGTCGATAATATTGCTCCTGGTTTCTACCGCATAAGCTTCAACACTGGCAAGTATGCCCCTGCAGGGTTCTTCCCTTATGTCAGCATCATATTCGAGATCAAGGAGAACCAGGCGGCAGAGCATTTTCATGTTCCTCTCTTGCATTCCCCTTTCTCGTTCACCACTTACCGTGGAAGCTAA
- the LOC100273769 gene encoding Uric acid degradation bifunctional protein TTL, which yields MAAPLPLSAEDMLRVNGSRRFAAAMAAASPFASLADALLAARRIWLDEVDVNGWLEAFAAHPAIGTTSPSVSKWSKEEQSAALSTATDSTAQELAEWNARYREKFGFVFMICASGRTAAEVLAELKRRYTNRPIVELEAAAQEELKITELRLTKLFSLEPTVPSTTIEGPTVQSDKAAGSSNRSRPPITTHVLDIARGSPASGIEVHLEMWKDCSAPPSFNNKDFSGWETLGYSVTNNDGRSGQLMDIVDNIAPGFYRISFNTGKYAPAGFFPYVSIIFEIKENQAAEHFHVPLLHSPFSFTTYRGS from the exons ATGGCTGCGCCGTTGCCTCTTTCCGCGGAGGACATGCTGCGCGTCAACGGCAGCCGCCGCTTCGCCGCCGCGATGGCGGCCGCCTCCCCCTTCGCGTCCCTCGCAGACGCCCTCCTCGCCGCTCGGCGCATCTGGCTCGACGAG GTGGATGTCAACGGATGGCTCGAGGCCTTCGCGGCGCACCCGGCAATCGGAACCACCTCCCCATCTGTCTCCAA GTGGAGCAAGGAGGAGCAATCAGCAGCGCTCTCCACAGCCACGGACTCGACGGCCCAG GAGCTAGCAGAGTGGAATGCCAGATACAGGGAGAAGTTTGGCTTCGTCTTCATGATTTGCGCTTCTGGGAGGACTGCAGCTGAGGTCTTGGCTGAGCTTAAG AGGCGTTACACGAACAGGCCAATTGTCGAACTTGAGGCTGCGGCACAGGAAGAACTCAAGATAACTGAACTACGTCTCACGAAGCTTTTCTCATTGGAGCCTACTGTTCCCTCCACTACAATTGAAGGCCCCACCGTCCAATCAGATAAAGCAGCAG GTAGCTCGAACCGAAGTCGTCCGCCTATTACAACGCATGTGCTGGACATTGCCCGTGGATCGCCTGCATCTGGAATCGAAGTTCACCTGGAGATGTGGAAGGATTGTTCAGCTCCTCCatcattcaacaacaaagatttcAGCGGATGGGAAACTCTAGGCTATTCCGTTACAAACAATGATGGACGCAGTGGCCAGCTGATGGACATTGTCGATAATATTGCTCCTGGTTTCTACCGCATAAGCTTCAACACTGGCAAGTATGCCCCTGCAGGGTTCTTCCCTTATGTCAGCATCATATTCGAGATCAAGGAGAACCAGGCGGCAGAGCATTTTCATGTTCCTCTCTTGCATTCCCCTTTCTCGTTCACCACTTACCGTGGAAGCTAA